TACATTAAAATACCTACTCTATAAATTTTTGCTGCAAACCAAACCATAAACATAAATGTTATTACTAATAACAACATTGATAATGCGATTTCCCACCAAGCTACACCAAACGGAATACGCATTAACATAACAATGGGTGATGTGAATGGAATATATGAAAATATAATAGATATAGGTCCGTGAGGATCATTAATTACAGTAAAGAATCCTACATAAATACCAAGCATTAAAGGAAGCATAATTGGCATCATAAATTGTTGTGTATCTGTTTCATTATCTACTGCTGCTCCAACTGCTGCAAATAAAGAACTATACAACATATAACCACCTAAGAAATAGAAAATAAATAAACAGAAAATTTTAAATAAAGGAAGATTTAAAACCTCTTTCATTATTTGCTCTAATTTACCACCACTTGCAGCTTGTTTCATTGCATCCATTTGCTCAGCAGAAACTTTAGAGGTTTGCATCTCTACCATATCAATTCCTAATAAAGAGGATGCAACAATACTTATTATAAATAGAATAATTCCCCAAATTAAAAACTGCAATAAACCTGCTGATGCATTACCTATAATTTTACCAAGCATTAATTGAAAAGGTTTTACCGAAGAAACTATTATTTCAATAATTCTACTTGTTTTTTCTTCAATAACACTTCTCATCACTGAAGTACCGTAAATCATTACAAACATAAAAAGCAAATAACCTGCAGCTCCTCCTGCAATAATACTAGCTACATTTTTCGCTTTTGAAGATTCTTCTCCTGAAAAATTAAACATTTTAATATCTGAAGAAATTTTTGAAGCTTTTATTTTAGCCAAATCAATACCAAAATTATTAAGTTTTAAATTTCTGAAACGTGTTTCTACTTTTCGTTCTATATTTCCTAAAACCGACATTCCTGGTGAATCTTTAGAGTAAAACTCAATCGATTTAGCCAAAACTTCTAAACTATCTAATTGTGGTATATACAAAGCTCCATAATAATCCCCTTCTTCAACTTTCTTTTTGGTATCAACCAAGCCTAGCTTTGTAAAATCCTCATATTTAATAGTTTTAGAATCTTTAAATATATCTTTAGAGAACAATCCAGATTCATCAACATATACTATTTTCTTAACCTTCTCATCGTTCTTTTTCATCAAGAAAAAAACCAATGCTCCCATACCTACCATTAGTAAAGGACTTAAAAAAGTCATCATTAAAAATGATTTATTTCGAACTTTAGCAATAAACTCACGTTCTATAATTAATCGTAATCTGCTCATAGTTTAACTGTTTTTATTTATTGCTTGAATAAAAATATCGTTAGCACTTGGTATTAACTCTACAAAATGCTGCACTTGGCCTTGAGTTGTTAAAAATGATAAAAGTTCATTAGCTGATTTACCTTCAGTTAACTGAATATTTAACTTTAACCCATCATTTAACAACCTAAAATCTGCTGGCAACACTTTAAAGTTTTCCTTTAGCTTCGCTTCTACTTCTTTTTCATTTGAAGTATTTAATCCTACTTGAAATGTATTGGTTCTAAATTGACGCTTAATATCATCTAAATTCCCATCTAATATTTTATTAGACTTATCAATTAAAGCTATATTATCACACATCTCTTCAACACTTTCCATACGGTGTGTTGAAAAAATAACAGTAGCACCTTCATCTCGTAATTGTAAAATTTCTTTAGCAATTAATTGTGCATTAATTGGATCGAATCCCGAAAAAGGCTCATCAAAAATCAATAATTTAGGCTGATGTAAAACCGTAACAATAAACTGCACCTTCTGCGCCATTCCCTTAGATAACTCTTCTACTTTCTTATTCCACCAAGCACCAATATCAAATTTATCAAACCAATATTTCAATCGTTTTTTTGCTTCCGATTTACTCAATCCTTTTAATTGCGCCAAATACAAAGCCTGTTCACCTACCCTCATCGATTTATACAAACCTCTTTCTTCGGGTAAGTACCCAATATATTCAATATGATTAGGGGCTAATTTTTCTCCATCTAAAATTATCTCTCCACTATCAGGCATTGTAATTTGATTAATAATTCTAATCAAAGATGTTTTACCTGCTCCATTAGGTCCTAAAAGTCCAAAAACACTTCCCTTTGGTATATGCATTGACACATTATTCAATGCTGTGTAATCGCCGTAACGCTTTACTACATTATTAATTTCTAATAAATTATTCATTGATTTTATAGTTGATTAATTGCTGTTTGTCAAAAAAACCAGCTATGACAAACTTACATATTTTACAATGATTAGTAGTCAGTTTACAACAAACGTTACACTTAACTCTATATTAAATTTACTATGCATGCATAACTTTTTCGCAAAATACTATGCATGCATAATAAATTTCTGTATCTTTGGCATCAACATGGATAAAAACAAATCAATAGATCATCAATTAAGAGCTACTTGGCAAGCTGTTGCAAAAATGTACAACGAACAGGCTGCAAAGCATGATAGTACAATGGCAACTGCTTTTGTTTTATTGAATATAGATTTTGAAAAAGGTACCCCTTCTACTGCCCTTGGCCCTTTAATGGGAATGGAACCTACTAGTCTTTCTCGATTATTAAAAACAATGGAAGATAAGGGCGTAATTTGTAGAGAAAAAAGCCCAACTGACGGAAGAAGTGTCATCATAAAGCTTACAGATTACGGTAAAAAAATGCGTGAAATTTCAAAAGGCCATGTATATCAATTTAATAATGAAGTAAAAAAACATATTACTGAAGAAGAGTTAAACACTTTCTTTAAAGTAACTACCACTATAAACAAACTTATTACAGACAAAATGGTGTATAATGACACCGACAAAAAAGCTGTATAAAATAAACCTGTAAACAAATGACAAGAAGAATTAAGAAAGTAGCAATTATCGGTTCCGGAATTATGGGAAGCGGAATTGCATGTCATTTTGCTAACATCGGCGTTGAAGTCTTATTATTAGATATTGTTCCTAGAGAACTTAACGACAAAGAAAAAGCAAAAGGACTAACGTTAGAAGACAAAGCTGTTCGTAATCGTTTAGTAAATGACGCGTTAACTGCTTCTTTAAAATCGAAACCGTCACCAATTTATTCTAAAAAGTTTGTAAGTAGAATTACTACAGGTAACTTAGAAGATGACATCGCAAAAGTTGCTGATGTAGATTGGATTATGGAAGTTGTTGTTGAACGATTAGATATTAAAAAAATCGTTTTTGAAAAATTAGAGAAATATCGTACTCCAGGTACCTTAATTACTTCTAATACTTCGGGTATCCCTATCAAATTTATGAACGAAGGAAGAAGTGATGATTTCCAAAAGCATTTTGCGGTAACTCACTTTTTCAATCCCCCGAGATATTTAAAATTATTTGAAGTTGTTCCAGGACCAAACTGTAAGCAAGAAGTTACAGACTTCTTAATGGATTACGGTTCTAAGTTTTTAGGAAAAACGTCTGTTTTAGCTAAAGATACACCTGCTTTTATTGGAAATAGAATTGGAATCTTCGGAATTCAGTCTTTATTTCACCAAGTAAAAGAATTAGGATTAACTGTTGAAGAAGTTGATAAGTTAACAGGACCAGTAATCGGTCGTCCAAAATCAGCAACTTTTAGAACTGTTGATGTTGTAGGTTTAGATACTTTAGTACACGTTGCTAATGGTATTTATGACAACTGTCCTAACGACGAAGCGCACGAATTATTCAAATTACCAGGTTTCATCAACACCATGATGGAAAACAAATGGTTAGGAAGTAAAACAAAACAAGGATTTTACAAGAAAACAGTAAACGCTGAAGGAAAGAAAGAAATCTTAACGTTAGATTTAGATACGATGGAATATCGTTCTAAAAAACGTGCTAAGTTTGCTACTTTAGAATTAACAAAAACTATTGACAAACCAATTGATCGCTTTAAAGTATTAGTTGGCGGAAAAGATAAAGCGGGAGAATTCTACCGTAAAAACTTCGCAGCAATGTTTGCGTATGTTCAAAATAGAATTCCAGAAATTTCTGACGAATTATATAAGATTGACGATGCTATGAAAGCTGGTTTCGGTTGGGAAAACGGACCTTTCGAAATATGGGATGCTGTAGGTGTAGAAAAAGGTATCGATTTAATGAAAGCAGAAGGTAAAGAACCTGCTGCTTGGGTAACTGAAATGGTAGCTAAAGGAGAAACTTCTTTCTATTCTATTAAAGAAGGAGCTACTTATTTTTATGATGTTACTTCAAAAGCACAAACTAAAAAACCAGGTCAAGATTCGTTTATCATTTTAGATAACATTCGTAAAACGACTGAAGTATTTAAAAACTCAGGAGTTGTTATTGAAGATTTAGGAAACGGTATCTTAAACTGTGAATTCCAATCTAAAATGAACACCATTGGTGGAGACGTTTTAGCTGGATTAAATAAAGCAATTGATTTAGCTGAAAAAGATTTTCAAGGATTAGTAGTTGGTAACCAAGGAGCAAACTTCTCGGTTGGTGCTAATATTGGAATGATTTTTATGATGGCTGTAGAGCAAGAATATGATGAGTTAAATATGGCTATCAAGTATTTTCAAGATACAATGATGCGTATGCGTTATTCATCAATTCCTACAATTGCTGCACCTCACGGTATGGCTTTAGGTGGTGGATGTGAATTATCATTACACTCAGATAAAGTTGTTGCCGCTGCTGAAACTTATATGGGATTAGTAGAATTCGGTGTTGGAGTTATCCCTGGTGGTGGTGGATCTAAAGAAATGGCATTACGCGCT
This genomic stretch from Tenacibaculum sp. Bg11-29 harbors:
- a CDS encoding ABC transporter permease, with the protein product MSRLRLIIEREFIAKVRNKSFLMMTFLSPLLMVGMGALVFFLMKKNDEKVKKIVYVDESGLFSKDIFKDSKTIKYEDFTKLGLVDTKKKVEEGDYYGALYIPQLDSLEVLAKSIEFYSKDSPGMSVLGNIERKVETRFRNLKLNNFGIDLAKIKASKISSDIKMFNFSGEESSKAKNVASIIAGGAAGYLLFMFVMIYGTSVMRSVIEEKTSRIIEIIVSSVKPFQLMLGKIIGNASAGLLQFLIWGIILFIISIVASSLLGIDMVEMQTSKVSAEQMDAMKQAASGGKLEQIMKEVLNLPLFKIFCLFIFYFLGGYMLYSSLFAAVGAAVDNETDTQQFMMPIMLPLMLGIYVGFFTVINDPHGPISIIFSYIPFTSPIVMLMRIPFGVAWWEIALSMLLLVITFMFMVWFAAKIYRVGILMYGKKPTYKDLWKWIRYNG
- a CDS encoding ABC transporter ATP-binding protein, which codes for MNNLLEINNVVKRYGDYTALNNVSMHIPKGSVFGLLGPNGAGKTSLIRIINQITMPDSGEIILDGEKLAPNHIEYIGYLPEERGLYKSMRVGEQALYLAQLKGLSKSEAKKRLKYWFDKFDIGAWWNKKVEELSKGMAQKVQFIVTVLHQPKLLIFDEPFSGFDPINAQLIAKEILQLRDEGATVIFSTHRMESVEEMCDNIALIDKSNKILDGNLDDIKRQFRTNTFQVGLNTSNEKEVEAKLKENFKVLPADFRLLNDGLKLNIQLTEGKSANELLSFLTTQGQVQHFVELIPSANDIFIQAINKNS
- a CDS encoding MarR family winged helix-turn-helix transcriptional regulator, with amino-acid sequence MDKNKSIDHQLRATWQAVAKMYNEQAAKHDSTMATAFVLLNIDFEKGTPSTALGPLMGMEPTSLSRLLKTMEDKGVICREKSPTDGRSVIIKLTDYGKKMREISKGHVYQFNNEVKKHITEEELNTFFKVTTTINKLITDKMVYNDTDKKAV
- a CDS encoding 3-hydroxyacyl-CoA dehydrogenase/enoyl-CoA hydratase family protein translates to MTRRIKKVAIIGSGIMGSGIACHFANIGVEVLLLDIVPRELNDKEKAKGLTLEDKAVRNRLVNDALTASLKSKPSPIYSKKFVSRITTGNLEDDIAKVADVDWIMEVVVERLDIKKIVFEKLEKYRTPGTLITSNTSGIPIKFMNEGRSDDFQKHFAVTHFFNPPRYLKLFEVVPGPNCKQEVTDFLMDYGSKFLGKTSVLAKDTPAFIGNRIGIFGIQSLFHQVKELGLTVEEVDKLTGPVIGRPKSATFRTVDVVGLDTLVHVANGIYDNCPNDEAHELFKLPGFINTMMENKWLGSKTKQGFYKKTVNAEGKKEILTLDLDTMEYRSKKRAKFATLELTKTIDKPIDRFKVLVGGKDKAGEFYRKNFAAMFAYVQNRIPEISDELYKIDDAMKAGFGWENGPFEIWDAVGVEKGIDLMKAEGKEPAAWVTEMVAKGETSFYSIKEGATYFYDVTSKAQTKKPGQDSFIILDNIRKTTEVFKNSGVVIEDLGNGILNCEFQSKMNTIGGDVLAGLNKAIDLAEKDFQGLVVGNQGANFSVGANIGMIFMMAVEQEYDELNMAIKYFQDTMMRMRYSSIPTIAAPHGMALGGGCELSLHSDKVVAAAETYMGLVEFGVGVIPGGGGSKEMALRASDTFRTGDVQLNVLQEYFLTIGMAKVSTSAYEAYDLGLLQKGKDVVVVNRERQIAEAKKHAVLMAEAGYTQPTARKDVLVLGKQALGAFMVATDSMQASKFISEHDQKIANKLAYVMAGGDLSEPTKVSEQYLLNLEREAFLSLCTERKTLERIQHMLKTGKPLRN